From Thermodesulfovibrionales bacterium:
TCTAAATCTGACCTCATTTAAAAGGGCTTGCCAATCGTTTATTTTTGAAATATTTCAGAAATATTTCTTTTACAGGAAGGAATATCTGGAAAAATTATTCGCTCCACCCCTTTTCACCAACAAGGGGGACGAATACGCAGGGTACGCTTTCTTCTGTGATGAGAGAACCTTTTTTCTTTATACCTTTTAGAAGCACCTGAGAGTATCTTGAACCAACAGGTGCTACAATTATGCCTTCCTCTCTTAGCTGTTCAACAAGGCTTTCAGGAATAGAAGGTGCAGCGGCTGTTACAATGATTCTGTCAAAGGGTGCTTCTTCTGGCCAGCCGAGTGTTCCATCGCCAACTTTAAAAAATATATTTTCATAACCGAGCTCTCTCACTATCTTCCTTGCCCTTTCAGAAAGGGTCGCAATCCTCTCTATTGTATAGACCTCCTTGACAATCTCTGCCAGCACAGCAGCCTGGTATCCGGAGCCAGTGCCTATCTCAAGTACCCTGTGATGAAAATCCGGCTCAAGAAGCTCTGTCATAACAGCAACCATGTAGGGCTGGGATATTGTCTGACCCTCTCCTATAGGAAGGGCCATGTCATCATACGCTCTGTCTATTAATTCTGGAGGGACGAACCTGTGTCTTGGTACTCTGAGCATTGCCTGTATGACCCTTTCATTTTTTACACCCCTTAATTTTATCTGAGTGTCAACCATCCATTTTCTTAAATTTTCAAAATCCATACTAACCTCTTTTTTTGAGTATCTCCCTTGCAGCAATTACTCCAGAAACAG
This genomic window contains:
- a CDS encoding protein-L-isoaspartate(D-aspartate) O-methyltransferase; the encoded protein is MDFENLRKWMVDTQIKLRGVKNERVIQAMLRVPRHRFVPPELIDRAYDDMALPIGEGQTISQPYMVAVMTELLEPDFHHRVLEIGTGSGYQAAVLAEIVKEVYTIERIATLSERARKIVRELGYENIFFKVGDGTLGWPEEAPFDRIIVTAAAPSIPESLVEQLREEGIIVAPVGSRYSQVLLKGIKKKGSLITEESVPCVFVPLVGEKGWSE